The sequence TTTTTATTGCGAAAATTTACAAGAAAAGTGGTGAATTTTTGGGACGCGCAACAAATGTGGTGGCAATCTGATGCTTGAACTTCAAATGTGGTGGCTTTTTGCAATTCACTCCCTAGTGCAAGAGGCACGCATAGACGTAGCTTTGCTGGTTCCTCTGATCAGACTCGTTGGATTGGAAGGATGGGCACTGTACAGTAATATGCTTTTTGGTTGGTTATTACCGGGAAAGAGCATGGCTGCTTGTCATGCAAGCTTGAAGGCTGAAGCTTGTGACTAAAGCTTTGCTCCTTCTGTCCATCTAGTGAAAACATTTCCTAGTCTAGGCCAAATATGGCTATCTAGTCCAAAAAGAACTCGTCGACTGTGCTTACTTACCAGCATCGGTTGATGGACGGATGGACGGATGGATGGGTCTCCACTCCAAGCAACATTGATCACATTATTATCGGAACggaaggaggttgttgatggcTAGTGATCTAGCGCCGTGTCGATCGAGGACGCACGGCACGTGAAGCTTGGCTAGCGTCGGTTGGTCGTGAATGAGTTCgtgcgagggggagagggaggcgctccCTGGGTTGACACGTTCGCTGTCCTAGGGAGGTATTGCTTTCAGGCGTTGCAACGTTGCTGGTGTTTGTGGCACGTACGCCTCGTGATTAAAGGCCTCCCTATATATCCTACGAAGACCTCTCATCTGCATGCCTTTCTTAATCCAACAATTAACTAGGACTGTGACCAACATGAACAATTCCTCCATCAATTTGTTTtcatttactactagtactaccgTCCGGCATCGCCAATTGTTCCACCCGATATGATGTTACTAGCTTGTCCCATGAAGGTTTTAGTGATGGAAAATTAATGCGTGTGTGCATGCATGACGTGAAGCACAATTTGCACTGCCACCACGATCCATGAGTGAATAATCCAATGATGGCACGGTAGTGGAGGGGCTGTAAGATAAGCCGTGGCATGCATCGCCGGGTCGGGCAAATGGAGCAATAAGGGTGCGTTTGGTTGTAAGGGCGGTCATGAATGGGTTGAGAtcattcagaaaatagacatgtttggttataaagcacatgaatggttcgagccaaaaaaagagaatatgccaTGAAGATGCTGAATCGTTTCACCCAACTaaatcggtcgaatcaaatggccaccctttgcatgcatgactatgtgagcatgactggtggtcccgtcctaaataattagctcaccacttatattcagccaaacacatgaattgaatggttcaatcccaaaaaaattgaacggtcccaacccattcatacgacaccttcaaccaaacgcatcctaagacagccTTGTCACGGAGCGTTTGTTTCTTTCTTTGCCTGCTGGGGTCGAAATGTAGGCGACATAATTTAATCGACGGTGCTCCATGCATCGCGCAGCACCTAGCTCGTCACGTTCGCGAGTGTTTGACCCGATCGGTGCCTGCCGCGCGCGGTGGAGCCAGCATTATTGCACATGCGCGCGGGCATCGGTCAAAAAGGGATCGCTTGGATAAACTGGATCCATGCCACCGCGGTTTAAGTGCGGCAACCTCGGTATTTAGTTTAGCCATGGTTCGTTTCAGTTTTTATAATTTTGAAATCCTCCCTTCCAATCCCTCGTGTGTCTCGTTCTTTCATGTAAAAAAAAGTCATCGTGTTTTTCTCTGTCTTTCTCTGTTCTTTTTCCTAGAGGGCTTGCTGTGCATGTTATTTTTGAGAAACTtactctgttttttttttctttttgaaggaAGCTTGCTCTGTTTTTTTAGGCAATTCTTACTATGTGTTTTTGCGCAATTTTTCAGCTCAAGGATCGTGGGCCTGGACCGTGACGGCCTGAACGCAAGCATGGGCGGCGACTACTAGAGGCTTAATACCCAGCTGATCGACGACTACCCAGCGGATCGACGACTACTAGAGGCTTAATACCCAGCGGATCGATCTCCACTACCTGACTGACTTCCCGCAGATGCTATACTAGGTATTTTCTATTTACCGCACTCTGCGGCAAATTGCAAGTGATTCACACTACCATTTTTTTTTCACAACAAATGTTCAGAAATTTCGAAAAATGTTTCTAAATTGAAATAAAATTCACTCATTCAAAAAAAATTCTTCATAAATTTCAAATAAACGTTCAGGAATGCTGCAAAaaagttcaaaatttcaaaaaaattcattttttttgaaatttgttcGCATTTTTCTCAAAAGTTTGCTCTTTCAAACGGGGTCTAAATTTTGATAAAAGTGTATGCTACAGCACTGTTCGTTACAGTGCGTTCTGCAACACTCCGGTTCGCTAATCACTGCAGTGGTTCTCCACATCACTACAAGCGCCTGCTTGCGTCACCAATGGGCCGGCCCTGCCCAAAGAGGTGCCTACTTGCCGCAAAGAGCGGCTTATAAGAGCTCCCTGATTGCTATATattctctccgtcccaaaataagtgtctcaactttgtattaactctttttctttgaataaactttatactaacttcagtataaagttgtactaagttttggacagttattttgggacggagggagtatatctcacTTATTGTGAGATCAGCGCCCACTCGCCTCAGTTAGACATGGGGTTGGCCAGCTCAGTAGCGTGTACCGAGCAAGGCGGTTCCCAATGAGTTTCTCAGTTGGCCCAATGATTTCTGTTTTTAGTTCTTGTTATGGTTTCTAATTTGGTTTTGCGGCCCATTTATTCTTTCGTTCCATCTTTTCATTTAGTTACTTTTCGACTTGGTTTCCTTATTTCCTTATTTTCTAGTTCTGGGCATgtatatttttcttttttgttgccTTTGCTTTTCATCTGATTCTTTTCTCATCGTGTAAAAAAATGTCCATTGTGTTTTAAAATATGTCTATCATGCTTACAAAAGAAAATCATCGTGTATCTTAAAAAATCATTTTTGTTATGAAAAACTTGACCGTGATTGCAAAAATGTAGTTATGCAATATACACCCTTTTCTAGTTCCTCGACAACTTGGGGGCGAAATGCGGAGTCGAGTTTTGGACCTTGGTTATTGGTTTTGAAGTCCCAACAAAATATTTTGGGAGTACCTaggactcatctagatgagatataatttggtctcattcattttAAAAACAAAAACAGATACAATTcatgtcagcacacacgcatcttataacATCACATTtaatggctataaaaggtgaatgaggttaaattatatctcatctagatgagttctagcaaaactgaaatattttatgttggGTGTGCGGAGTTGGCCGGTGCGCTTCGAACACTCGCAGAAAAATCGATGCTTTGCCGGATTTGAGTTCCCGGTGGACATGGATCGCCAAATTCCAAGACTTGTTGCTGCCAGTGGCCGCCGTCGCTTTCACTGACGACAGGGTTGCTTGCAGCTCAACCTCTGCTCCTCTTCCAAACCATCGATCTCTGGCTCTGTCGTTGACTTATTTGCAATCTCTCCTTTGGCTTTGTTTCTTGCTGTTCATCCGCCTGCGTCTCTGTCTGGATCATCGATGATGGGCGGCGGCGAGTCGTACGCGGCGCTCGAGGAGAGCCTTCTGCCAGAGCAAGCGGCGGCGAGGAGGCAGTGGGAGAAGACGTACCTGGACGTGCTGGGCGTGTGCTGCTCCGCGGAGGTCGCGCTGGTCGAGCGGCTGCTGGCGCCGCTCGACGGCGTGAGGGCGGTGTCCGTCGTCGTCCCCTCCCGCACCGTCGTCGTCGAGCACGACCCCGCCGCCGTCTCGCAGTCCCGTATCGGTACTAACCAATAAATCCATCCCCTCTCCTGATCTTTACTTGCTCTGATCTGAGCCCAGAATCTCCATGAAAGAAAGCTTAATTACAAGTCGATCACAACGTGTTTGTTGCCTTGTCCGGACTCCGGAACGCATCAGTGAAGGTCCTCAACGGGGCGGGCCTGGAAGCCTCGGTGCGAGCCTACGGCAGCAGCGGGGTCATCGGCCGATGGCCCAGCCCGTACATCGTCGCCTGCGGCGTCCTCCTCCTCGCGTCCTCCTTCAGGTGGCTCCTGCCTCCCCTGCAGTGGCTGGCCCTGGCGGCGGCCTGCGCCGGCGCTCCTCCGATGCTTCTCCGTGGCATCGCCGCCGCCAGCAGGCTGACGCTGGACATCAACATCCTCATGCTTATCGCCGTTGCCGGTGCCGTCGCCCTCAAGGACTACACGGAGGCAGGcgtcatcgtcttcctcttcaccaCTGCGGAGTGGCTCGAGACCCTGGCCTGCACCAAGGTTACCTACAACAATTACAGTATGAATCCTCAGTTACTTTCCATGATCGATGGTATCAATATGAATTTTCCTAACACAAAGTGTGATGTGTCAGGCCAGCGCCGGGATGTCGTCGTTGATGAGCATGATCCCGCCGAAGGCAGTCCTCGCCGAGACGGGCGAGGTCGTCAACGTGCGCGACATCGGTGTGGGCGCCGTCATCGCGGTCAGAGCAGGGGAGATGGTGCCGGTGGACGGCATGGTGGTCGACGGGCAGAGTGAGGTCGACGAGAGGAGCCTCACCGGCGAGTCGTACCCGGTGCCCAAGCAGCCGCACTCCGAGGTCTGGGCCGGCACGCTCAACTTGGACGGTACAAAAACTGGCCGGCTTGTTTCTTCTCCTTCTTGAAGGCAGCGACGTTCTTGCGGTGATCTGAGCTACTGTCATGCAGGTTACATCGCCGTGAGGACAATGGCTCTCGCCGAGAACTCCACGGTGGCCAAGATGGAGAGGCTGGTGGAGGAGGCCCAGCAGAGCAAGTCCAGGACGCAGCGGCTGATCGACTCCTGCGCCAAGTACTACACGCCGGCCGTGGTGGTTCTCGGAGCAGGGGTggcgctgctgccgccgctgctggGGGCGCGCGACGCGGAGCGGTGGTTCCGGCTGGCGCTGGTGCTGCTGGTGAGCGCGTGCCCGTGCGCTCTGGTGCTGTCGACGCCGGTCGCGACGTTCTGCGCGCTGCTGACGGCGGCGAGGATGGGGGTCCTCGTCAAGGGAGGGGACGTCCTCGAGTCGCTTGGCGAGATCAAGGCCGTGGCGTTCGACAAGACCGGCACCATCACCAGAGGGGAGTTCACCGTCGACATGTTCGACGTGGTTGGACACAAGGTTCAGATGAGCCATCTTCTTTACTGGTATGTGTACGTCCTCTGGGCCGGCATTGAAATTTCACTGATGAAAATATCCAGTGCTGAAATGAGAGCTTCTTCTCGCAGGATCTCAAGCATCGAGAGCAAATCTAGCCACCCAATGGCGGCTGCGCTCGTGGAGCACGCGCAGTCGAAATCCATCGAGCCGAAACCGGAATGCGTCGCCGAGTTCCGCGTCCTTCCCGGCGAGGGCATATATGGAGAGATCGACGGGATGCGCATCTACGTCGGGAACAAGAGGGTCTTGGCGAGGGGATCATCCTGTCAGACAGGTGAGCTGAGAGCAGAGCAAACATACATTTGGTACGTGCTTGACCGATGAAGTTTTGAGAAAGAAAACTTTCTTGCTTGCAGTTCCAGAAAGAATGAACGGTCTGAAAGGCGTCTCCATGGGCTACGTGATCTGCGACGGGGACCTCGTCGGAGTGTTTTCCCTCTCAGACGACTGCCGGACCGGCGCGGCCGAGGCGATTCGAGAGCTGGCGTCCATGGGCATCAGCTCAGTACTGCTCACGGGGGACATCGCGGAGGCGGCCATGCACGCGCAGGAGCAGCTGGGCGGCGCCTTGTTGGAGGAGGTCCACTCGGAGCTCTTCCCGGAGGACAAGGTCCGGCTGGTGGGCGCGCTGAAGGCGAGGGCTGGGCCGACGATGATGGTCGGCGACGGCATGAACGACGCCCCGGCGCTGGCAACGGCGGACGTGGGCGTCTCCATGGGCATCTCCGGCTCGGCCGCGGCCATGGAGACCAGCCACGCGACGCTCATGTCCAGCGACATCCTCAGGGTCCCGGAGGCCGTGAGGCTCGGCAGGCGCGCGCGCCGGACCATCGCCGTCAACATGGCGTCCTCGGTCGCCGCCAAGGCCGCCGTCCTCGCGCTCGCGGTCGCCTGGCGCCCGGTGCTGTGGGCGGCGGTCCTCGCCGACGTGGGGACGTGCCTGCTCGTCGTGCTCAACAGCATGCTGCTGCTGGGGGAGCGGCGCGGACGCCGCGGGAAGGAGGACGCGTGCCGCGCCACGGCCAGGTCGCTGGAGATGAGAAGGTCTCAGCTCGCCGCTGTCTCATCGGATGCCGCTGCCACTAAAAGCGTCGGAAAGACGGGCGGCGACGCATCGAAAGGCTGCCATTGCTGCCACAAGCCAAGCAGGTCCCCTGAGCACTCGGTTGCCATCGACGTACGGGCCGACGAGCAGCGTGAAGGGCCGACGGCCGCGACGTGTGCGCCGGCAAAAAAGGTCGAAGTCACCGGATCTGTCAACGCTTCCGTGATGCCTGCTTCATCGAGCTGCGTGTCGGCAGGATGCTGCTCCCCGTGAAACAGGTAGCAAGggaagcttgcaagaaaatggcTCCGTGGTGAATATCACAATAGTTACAGGTAAGTTGACTGAATTTGTAACTTGGGTAAGTTAA comes from Triticum aestivum cultivar Chinese Spring chromosome 5B, IWGSC CS RefSeq v2.1, whole genome shotgun sequence and encodes:
- the LOC123113283 gene encoding cadmium/zinc-transporting ATPase HMA3, whose protein sequence is MMGGGESYAALEESLLPEQAAARRQWEKTYLDVLGVCCSAEVALVERLLAPLDGVRAVSVVVPSRTVVVEHDPAAVSQSRIVKVLNGAGLEASVRAYGSSGVIGRWPSPYIVACGVLLLASSFRWLLPPLQWLALAAACAGAPPMLLRGIAAASRLTLDINILMLIAVAGAVALKDYTEAGVIVFLFTTAEWLETLACTKASAGMSSLMSMIPPKAVLAETGEVVNVRDIGVGAVIAVRAGEMVPVDGMVVDGQSEVDERSLTGESYPVPKQPHSEVWAGTLNLDGYIAVRTMALAENSTVAKMERLVEEAQQSKSRTQRLIDSCAKYYTPAVVVLGAGVALLPPLLGARDAERWFRLALVLLVSACPCALVLSTPVATFCALLTAARMGVLVKGGDVLESLGEIKAVAFDKTGTITRGEFTVDMFDVVGHKVQMSHLLYWISSIESKSSHPMAAALVEHAQSKSIEPKPECVAEFRVLPGEGIYGEIDGMRIYVGNKRVLARGSSCQTVPERMNGLKGVSMGYVICDGDLVGVFSLSDDCRTGAAEAIRELASMGISSVLLTGDIAEAAMHAQEQLGGALLEEVHSELFPEDKVRLVGALKARAGPTMMVGDGMNDAPALATADVGVSMGISGSAAAMETSHATLMSSDILRVPEAVRLGRRARRTIAVNMASSVAAKAAVLALAVAWRPVLWAAVLADVGTCLLVVLNSMLLLGERRGRRGKEDACRATARSLEMRRSQLAAVSSDAAATKSVGKTGGDASKGCHCCHKPSRSPEHSVAIDVRADEQREGPTAATCAPAKKVEVTGSVNASVMPASSSCVSAGCCSP